Genomic window (Sulfurimonas sp.):
AAACACAGATATCTTCACAAAGTGCTTTTGCTGAAGTTATATCATGTGTTACTAAAAGCATCTTAAAGCCATGAAGCTGCTGTAACTCTTTTAACAAGTCTAAGATTAAAACTCTTGTTTGAGGGTCAAGTGCTGTTGTCGGCTCATCAAGAAGTATAAGCTTTGGATTATGTTCTATTGCCATAGCGAGGACAACTCTTTGAAGTTGTCCACCTGAAAGTTCTGGAGCAAATCTATCTGCTAATTCTATATCTAAACCAACTTGAGAAAAAAGCTCTTCTATTTTTTTCTCATCTACAAAAAACTGTTTTTTTATTTTTGTAAGTGGTGATAAAGCTGTAAAAGGGTTTTGAGGCACAAAAGAAATATTGCTACCTACTTTTAACTCAAACTCTGATTGAACTTCTAACTCACACTTCATTGTATTTGGTAACATTCCCAAAAGTGCTTTAAGAGTTAAACTTTTACCACTTCCACTCTGTCCTACAAGAGCCAAAGAAGAAGATATACTAAAACTTATATCCACTAAACTCTTATCATCAATAGTAATTTTTAACTTTTGGATTTTCATAAGTTATTTTATCTAATTTATACCTAATAATTTATGATTAAAACTTCAATTGTGCTATTTATCTTTTTATTTTTTGATTGATAATTGCAGTTATGATAATTATGTTCTAGTTTGTGAACTTTATACTTTTCACTCCACTTGATTAAAAGTTCATTTACTCTTCCCTTATTTTCAAAAACATTAGAAAGGGCAAACTTAATACCTCTAGCATCTAGAGTATCCATATAGTTTAAAAGTTCCAACTCTTTTTCTTCATTCCAAGCTCCATTTTCATTGTAAGTGGCTTGTGTTATTAAGTAAGGTGGGTCAATATACACAAATGAATCTTTTGAAACTTTTATATCCTTGAAATTTTGTGAAATAAAAGTGATGTCCAAAGCACTTAACTTATCTACAAATAATTCCAAATTTCTTTTTATATTTTTGTTAAAATCTCTTTTATTTACAGGAGTATTAAACTCACCTTTTGAGTTAAAGCGTATCTGATTATTAAATGCAAAAATTAGCGTTATATAAAACATGAGAGGGGTTGGATTTTTATTATAATCGGCTCGTAATTTTTCATAAAAGGGTTTGTTATATTTTCCAACACCCACACTTGAGTTAGTATTATACTTTTCATATCCATATTTTGAAGTATTTGATAACTTATATTTTATAATGATTTTTTCTATATCTTTAATGATTTCATCAGCTTTATTTTCTTTAAAATATCTGTACAATTCTATAATATTTGCATCAATATCATTAGCAATAACCTTCTTGGCATCTGCGTTAACAGCGACATTACACCCACCCGCAAATAAATCAACAAAAGTACCTATATTTTTTGGAAAAAGTGGCTCAATTTGTTTTAAAAGTTTATACTTTGAGCCTGTGTAGTTTAGTGGGGATTTTATATAGTTCATGCAATATTACCTATAAAATCTTCTAATACTTTTGGAATTGCTCTTAAAAACTCATCTGAAGTATTCACTTCATCTTTTAAACTTACAATACTTTGTAAAAAAGATTGAAATTGAGAATGGTAAAAAGGTTTATTTTGTTGTTTTAAAACTTTTATAAATTCCAATATTTTTATAATTTGTGAAATTGTTAGAGGTACTATCTTCTGTTTTATTCCTTCATACTCATACTTTATAGAAAACCAAAAAGTATTTATAGTATCGCGATGCATCTTCGGTGCTACAAAGATGCAGTAGTTTTCTTCATTGTCTGAGCTGTTTTCAAAATCTCTAAAATGCCTCATAACAGGCTGACCTTCATTATGCCATTGGTCACGCCCTGCGAGCATTGTAACTTCACAGATGCTATTAAAACTTTCATAATAACACTCAATATCTGGCTTGTTTGCAGGAGCAGTAAATATAAACTCATTATCATCACCAACTAATGAATTTGCTTTTATTTCTTTTGCATCATTTATAATATTTAGTGCCATTGTGATATATTTTTCTAAAGCAATACTAGGTTTTAAATCTAAATTTCTAATATTTATTAAGTTATTTATGGTTTCATCTATTTTAGAAATATTTTGAAGCTCTTTTTTTATTTTTAAATTTTGTAGCTTGGTACGATAAGTTCTAAGTTCATTAATACTCATAGCATCTAGGCTATTGCTAATTGAAAGTTCTTCTTGAAGTTTATCTATTTCTGTAACTATAATTTCAGATATTTTTTTCTTTGACTCTTGTGTTTCCCATGGTAAAACAGGCAAGTTAATATCTGAAATGTATCTAATATATTTTTCTTTAGAAAACTCTTCTGCTCTTCCATCATAACTATTTAACAAGGCCTTTATTTCAACCATTCTTCGTGGTTCTAAGTCTATATAGTAACCTCCACCACGAATATATATTAGTCTTGTAAGTCTAAAATATCTTATTGTATTGTCTGCATAATCTTTTAAATTATCTACATTTGAAAAATCTTGTAAAAAGTCATCTTTATAGCTTTTAACAAACTCTTTTTTTACTTTATGCTCTTTTATTTTTTCATATTTTTTTCTAAATTCTATTAAATATTTAGCTTGTGTTTCTAACTCTTTATAGCTAGTTAATGTCTGAACAAATATCTCAAACTCTTCTCTTGATACACCTTTTTCTTTTAAATTATTTTCTTTACAGAGTTCATTAACTTTATTTATAAGTTGTAAGCTTAAGATGAATGGTTTAATATTATAAATTGAACTATCAGAAAATTCTCTATCAACTGGATTTGGATATTGCCATTTTAAAAAACTTTTAAAAAACAATTCACCTAAATCATACGAGTCTGAAAGCAAATACTCTCCTAAAGATGTGATATAAACTTTAGCATCTACAATAGCAGCTAAACCCATTTTCTCTAAAGTTTTGTATGAGTTTCTTCCCCTCATATCTGCACCAACATAGTTTTTAGATTCAAAAATATCTTTAGCTTCATCCATTGATATTTTTTTGTTTATATCTTCTAATAAGTCTATTTGTTCTTGAGTTAATCCATTATAAAACTGAGTATTTCCAAATCCATAAAATCTATTTTTTATTAGACGGATTTGAAATTCTAACTGAGTTTTTTTATTCCAAACTTCACCTTGCATCTCTTTAAGTGTAATGAGAAAATTTCTTAATCTTTCAGGATTTCTAAGTGTTGTAGAAATTGACCATATTTTTTTCATAACTTACCTTTTTGTCTGTCTTCGTATAGCAATCACGAAGTGATAAAGCACAAAACTTGCCAAAAGTTTATGCATAAACCATAAAAAACTATAATTTTTAAATTCATTCTGTAATTTTAAATTTAAAAAATTAGCAAACTGATTAAATGAATTATAATCAACCATATAAGAATAGTATAAATTAAAGACTAACATAATAGCTGTTATGTTAAATAATTTATTTTTAATTGACCCTAAGTATATTAAAAATAAAGATATACTATATGGGAAAATATGGTTATAATCGTTACTACAATGTAAATTTAATATATTTAATAAAAATAAGCTTATTGCTAAAAACCACAACATACTTAAAAACCAATTTCTCCCAAAGTCTGATATATGCTCATTAATTGAAAATATTAATTTATCTTGCCAATATACACCAGACTTAGTTTT
Coding sequences:
- a CDS encoding ATP-binding cassette domain-containing protein translates to MKIQKLKITIDDKSLVDISFSISSSLALVGQSGSGKSLTLKALLGMLPNTMKCELEVQSEFELKVGSNISFVPQNPFTALSPLTKIKKQFFVDEKKIEELFSQVGLDIELADRFAPELSGGQLQRVVLAMAIEHNPKLILLDEPTTALDPQTRVLILDLLKELQQLHGFKMLLVTHDITSAKALCEDICVLRDGKIVEDGKMNEILLNPQEAYTKTLINAGFANREFRR
- a CDS encoding Dam family site-specific DNA-(adenine-N6)-methyltransferase, with protein sequence MNYIKSPLNYTGSKYKLLKQIEPLFPKNIGTFVDLFAGGCNVAVNADAKKVIANDIDANIIELYRYFKENKADEIIKDIEKIIIKYKLSNTSKYGYEKYNTNSSVGVGKYNKPFYEKLRADYNKNPTPLMFYITLIFAFNNQIRFNSKGEFNTPVNKRDFNKNIKRNLELFVDKLSALDITFISQNFKDIKVSKDSFVYIDPPYLITQATYNENGAWNEEKELELLNYMDTLDARGIKFALSNVFENKGRVNELLIKWSEKYKVHKLEHNYHNCNYQSKNKKINSTIEVLIINY
- a CDS encoding AlwI family type II restriction endonuclease, whose protein sequence is MKKIWSISTTLRNPERLRNFLITLKEMQGEVWNKKTQLEFQIRLIKNRFYGFGNTQFYNGLTQEQIDLLEDINKKISMDEAKDIFESKNYVGADMRGRNSYKTLEKMGLAAIVDAKVYITSLGEYLLSDSYDLGELFFKSFLKWQYPNPVDREFSDSSIYNIKPFILSLQLINKVNELCKENNLKEKGVSREEFEIFVQTLTSYKELETQAKYLIEFRKKYEKIKEHKVKKEFVKSYKDDFLQDFSNVDNLKDYADNTIRYFRLTRLIYIRGGGYYIDLEPRRMVEIKALLNSYDGRAEEFSKEKYIRYISDINLPVLPWETQESKKKISEIIVTEIDKLQEELSISNSLDAMSINELRTYRTKLQNLKIKKELQNISKIDETINNLINIRNLDLKPSIALEKYITMALNIINDAKEIKANSLVGDDNEFIFTAPANKPDIECYYESFNSICEVTMLAGRDQWHNEGQPVMRHFRDFENSSDNEENYCIFVAPKMHRDTINTFWFSIKYEYEGIKQKIVPLTISQIIKILEFIKVLKQQNKPFYHSQFQSFLQSIVSLKDEVNTSDEFLRAIPKVLEDFIGNIA